One Stenotrophomonas sp. SAU14A_NAIMI4_5 DNA segment encodes these proteins:
- a CDS encoding TonB-dependent receptor, with protein MNRKTSLIAAAIAVALGGASFAAAAQQTGTAANTLDTVIVTGTRVADRTVAESQSPIDIITPEILQSTGSGELATALSRALPSLNFPRPALTDGTSGVRPAQLRGLSPDQVLVLVNGKRQHTSAMINVNGTIGRGSSAVDINAIPIAAIERVEVLRDGASAQYGSDAIAGVINIVLKGSGSGGSLAVDYGQYSAGDGNKYQLSGDTGVEFANGRGRVHVAGQISQQDESNRAGPYRGTTPNTGNFPAIGETTFVVGDPRVDATAASLNGSFDFSDHVTGYASALLSNRDITSFAFYRSPNHSSQTALLSQIYPDGYVPEINQYSKDRSLVAGVKGNTDSGWTWDLSLNHGENTLDFNTRNSINYSLGTTSPRSFYDGTLKYQQDIFNADFTKSLDWGLAYPVTLSFGGEYRKEKWDQNPGELNSYTGTGAQGFAGFTPTNEVHADRHNYAVYAGLEADLTDKFSAGVTGRYEDYSDFGDRFSGKLSARYAFTDKVALRATASSGFRAPSLAQQGYQAVTSQFTNGVFVERGTFPTTSQAAQALGASPLKAETSTSYSLGLVLQPVDRLYITVDAYQIDIDNRIALSSSITTNAATSALLGTLGLPQVTAFSYFTNGLDTRTRGVDFVSSYTVPFAASSLELTAAYSYNDTKVQRVGGTPAVFGTLGLTQSLIGRDEIGRIEDSYPRDKTVLSGTWRSDHWELGLAATHYGEFTVRNSATALRDQTYGDKWVLDASVSYKPSSNWTLTLGADNLLDEYPDRTEDLQNSTFGMLPYSNYSPFGFNGAYVYGRIKYNW; from the coding sequence ATGAACCGCAAGACCAGCCTGATCGCCGCCGCCATCGCTGTCGCACTCGGTGGCGCTTCGTTCGCCGCTGCTGCCCAGCAGACCGGCACCGCCGCCAACACCCTCGATACGGTGATCGTCACCGGTACCCGCGTGGCCGACCGTACGGTCGCCGAGTCGCAGTCGCCGATCGACATCATCACCCCGGAAATCCTGCAGTCCACCGGTTCCGGCGAACTGGCCACCGCGCTGTCGCGCGCCCTGCCCTCGCTGAACTTCCCGCGCCCGGCCCTGACCGACGGCACCAGCGGCGTGCGCCCGGCGCAGCTGCGCGGCCTCTCGCCGGACCAGGTGCTGGTGCTGGTGAACGGCAAGCGCCAGCACACCTCGGCGATGATCAACGTCAACGGCACCATCGGCCGTGGCTCCTCCGCGGTGGACATCAATGCCATCCCGATCGCCGCCATCGAGCGTGTGGAAGTGCTGCGTGACGGCGCCTCGGCCCAGTACGGCTCGGACGCCATCGCCGGCGTCATCAACATCGTGCTGAAGGGCAGCGGCAGTGGCGGCAGCCTGGCCGTGGACTACGGCCAGTACTCGGCCGGTGACGGCAACAAGTACCAGCTCTCCGGCGACACCGGCGTCGAGTTCGCCAACGGCCGTGGCCGCGTGCACGTCGCCGGCCAGATCAGCCAGCAGGACGAAAGCAACCGCGCCGGCCCGTACCGTGGCACCACTCCGAACACCGGCAATTTCCCGGCCATCGGTGAAACCACCTTCGTCGTCGGCGACCCGCGCGTGGACGCCACCGCGGCCTCGCTCAACGGCAGCTTCGATTTCAGCGACCACGTGACCGGCTACGCCAGCGCGCTGCTCAGCAACCGCGACATCACCTCGTTCGCGTTCTACCGCTCGCCCAACCACAGCAGCCAGACCGCGCTGCTGTCGCAGATCTACCCGGACGGCTACGTGCCGGAGATCAACCAGTACTCGAAGGACCGCTCGCTGGTGGCCGGCGTCAAGGGCAACACCGACAGCGGCTGGACCTGGGACCTCAGCCTGAACCACGGCGAGAACACCCTGGACTTCAACACCCGCAACAGCATCAACTACAGCCTGGGCACCACCAGCCCGCGCTCGTTCTACGACGGCACGCTGAAGTACCAGCAGGACATCTTCAATGCCGACTTCACCAAGTCGCTGGACTGGGGCCTGGCCTATCCGGTCACCCTGTCCTTCGGTGGTGAATACCGCAAGGAAAAGTGGGACCAGAACCCGGGCGAACTGAACTCCTACACCGGCACCGGTGCGCAGGGCTTCGCCGGCTTCACCCCCACCAATGAAGTGCACGCCGACCGCCACAACTACGCCGTCTATGCCGGCCTGGAAGCGGATCTGACGGACAAGTTCTCCGCCGGCGTGACCGGCCGCTACGAGGATTACTCGGACTTCGGTGACCGCTTCTCCGGCAAGCTGTCGGCGCGCTATGCCTTCACCGACAAGGTCGCGCTGCGTGCCACCGCCTCCAGCGGTTTCCGCGCCCCGTCGCTGGCCCAGCAGGGTTACCAGGCGGTGACCAGCCAGTTCACCAACGGCGTGTTCGTCGAACGCGGCACCTTCCCCACCACCAGCCAGGCCGCACAGGCGCTGGGCGCTTCGCCGCTGAAGGCGGAAACGTCCACGTCCTACAGCCTGGGCCTGGTGCTGCAGCCGGTGGACCGCCTGTACATCACCGTCGATGCGTACCAGATCGACATCGACAACCGCATCGCGCTGTCGTCCAGCATCACCACCAACGCCGCCACCAGCGCACTGCTGGGCACGCTGGGCCTGCCGCAGGTGACCGCGTTCTCGTACTTCACCAACGGCCTGGACACCCGCACCCGCGGTGTTGATTTCGTCTCCAGCTACACCGTGCCGTTCGCGGCCAGCAGCCTGGAACTGACCGCGGCCTACAGCTACAACGACACCAAGGTGCAGCGCGTCGGCGGCACCCCGGCCGTGTTCGGCACCCTGGGCCTGACCCAGTCGCTGATCGGCCGTGATGAGATCGGCCGCATCGAGGACAGCTACCCGCGCGACAAGACCGTGCTGAGCGGCACCTGGCGTTCGGACCACTGGGAACTGGGCCTGGCTGCCACCCACTACGGCGAGTTCACCGTGCGCAACTCGGCTACCGCCCTGCGCGACCAGACCTACGGCGACAAGTGGGTGCTGGACGCGTCGGTGAGCTACAAGCCGAGCAGCAACTGGACCCTGACCTTGGGCGCCGACAACCTGCTGGACGAGTACCCGGACCGCACCGAAGACCTGCAGAACTCGACCTTCGGCATGCTGCCCTACAGCAACTACTCGCCGTTCGGCTTCAACGGCGCGTATGTGTACGGCCGCATCAAGTACAACTGGTAA
- the ybaL gene encoding YbaL family putative K(+) efflux transporter yields the protein MHHDTDLINIVAVGLGLAFIFGALANKLRLSPLVGYLVAGICVGPFTPGFVADQALANQLAELGVMLLMFGVGLHFSLKDLMAVKAIAIPGAIGQIAVATLLGWGVAWLMGWPALHGVIFGFSLATASTVVLLRAMEERRLLETLRGKIAVGWLIVEDLACVLALVMMPVLAGVFGPDAAKETHTLGSVLADIGWTFVQLGLFVAVMLVVGRRVIPWILERIAGTGSRELFTLSVLAIALGVAFGSAMLFGVSFALGAFFAGMLLNESELSHKAAHDSLPLRDAFAVLFFVSVGMLFDPNIIVQHPWQVLATVAIIMFGKSAAAFFIVRAFGHPTSTALTISASLAQIGEFAFIIAGLGVALQILPKEGQSLVLAGALVSIMLNPLVFGLLDRWQAKQEQSPQAAEPEEATGPSRDLHGHAIVIGYGRVGSELAQVLRDRGVPVLVIDDNKEHVEQAHAKGLAAIRGSAAADRVLAEAHPERAKIAVLAIPQPLEAGEALAKLRAINPDLTLLARAHSDAEVKHLLEHGADGTVMAERELAYSLAEMIMSTPPYRNLGQHSIPVV from the coding sequence ATGCACCATGACACCGACCTGATCAACATCGTGGCCGTTGGCCTGGGGCTCGCCTTCATCTTCGGCGCGCTGGCCAACAAGCTGCGCTTGTCTCCTCTGGTCGGGTATCTGGTGGCTGGCATCTGCGTCGGCCCGTTCACCCCCGGCTTCGTCGCCGACCAGGCGCTGGCCAACCAGCTGGCCGAACTTGGCGTGATGCTGCTGATGTTCGGCGTCGGCCTGCACTTCTCGCTGAAGGACCTGATGGCGGTGAAGGCCATCGCCATCCCCGGTGCCATCGGCCAGATCGCCGTGGCCACCCTGCTGGGCTGGGGCGTGGCCTGGCTGATGGGCTGGCCGGCCCTGCACGGGGTCATCTTCGGTTTCTCGCTGGCTACCGCCAGTACCGTGGTGCTGCTGCGGGCGATGGAAGAACGCCGCCTGCTGGAAACCCTGCGCGGCAAGATCGCCGTGGGCTGGCTGATCGTCGAGGACCTGGCCTGCGTCCTGGCACTGGTGATGATGCCGGTGCTGGCCGGTGTGTTCGGCCCCGACGCCGCCAAGGAAACCCACACCCTCGGCAGCGTGCTGGCCGACATCGGCTGGACCTTCGTGCAGCTGGGCCTGTTCGTGGCGGTGATGCTGGTGGTCGGCCGCCGGGTCATTCCGTGGATCCTGGAGCGCATCGCCGGCACCGGTTCGCGCGAGCTGTTCACCCTGTCGGTGCTGGCCATCGCGCTGGGCGTGGCGTTCGGCTCGGCCATGCTGTTCGGCGTGTCCTTCGCGCTGGGCGCGTTCTTCGCCGGCATGCTGCTCAACGAATCCGAACTGAGCCACAAGGCGGCGCACGATTCGCTGCCGCTGCGCGATGCGTTCGCGGTGCTGTTCTTCGTGTCGGTCGGCATGCTGTTCGACCCCAACATCATCGTGCAGCACCCCTGGCAGGTGCTGGCGACGGTGGCGATCATCATGTTCGGCAAGTCGGCGGCAGCGTTCTTCATCGTGCGCGCCTTCGGCCACCCGACCAGCACGGCGCTGACCATCTCGGCCAGCCTGGCGCAGATCGGCGAATTCGCCTTCATCATCGCCGGCCTCGGCGTGGCGCTGCAGATCCTGCCCAAGGAAGGCCAGTCGTTGGTGCTGGCCGGTGCGCTGGTGTCGATCATGCTCAATCCGCTGGTGTTCGGCCTCCTGGACCGCTGGCAGGCCAAGCAGGAGCAGTCGCCGCAGGCGGCCGAGCCCGAAGAGGCCACCGGCCCCTCGCGCGACCTGCATGGCCACGCCATCGTGATCGGCTACGGCCGCGTGGGCAGCGAGCTGGCGCAGGTGCTGCGCGACCGTGGCGTGCCGGTGCTGGTGATCGATGACAACAAGGAACACGTCGAGCAGGCGCACGCCAAGGGCCTGGCGGCGATCCGCGGCAGTGCCGCCGCCGACCGGGTGCTGGCCGAGGCCCATCCGGAGCGCGCGAAGATCGCGGTGCTGGCCATTCCGCAACCGCTGGAAGCCGGTGAGGCGCTGGCCAAGCTGCGGGCGATCAATCCGGACCTGACCCTGCTGGCCCGGGCGCACAGCGATGCGGAAGTGAAGCATCTGCTGGAACACGGTGCCGATGGCACGGTGATGGCCGAGCGCGAGCTGGCGTATTCGCTGGCGGAGATGATCATGTCGACGCCGCCGTACCGGAACCTGGGGCAGCACAGCATCCCGGTGGTTTAA